In Aegilops tauschii subsp. strangulata cultivar AL8/78 chromosome 3, Aet v6.0, whole genome shotgun sequence, one genomic interval encodes:
- the LOC109780771 gene encoding uncharacterized protein — translation MCLCSPSAVVFPGANVSPDPPANLLPPRWVHRLFGPRVTGTRARAAYCKNVSPAFPPKRLKAASAVQHQLQYPEEEQQLRLRSGDRFSGEELELEVLSLTPGGRGKAEKWTQQPQKLKFKPKVPLRKPKKPPAQKPQLEETKPIDEELMKTLRTGRGDAKTLRVIKDEQSAQNSDSKTLSSAAGVSFQAAQSGKQKQPKNSQKALQIPRAFPANPERFYGDEDDEDEDEDEDDDNVVREDDNDVELPESLPSSIECESSIHPAKELNLLEHDDKTRMFLFQLPKSLPLLRTPSTVVHRNGRAIVKEVKEGYNLNDLPGGYMGKMLVYKSGKVKMKLGDAVFDVSPGTECGMQQHAVAVNTRRKHCCQLGEIERQHVVVTPDVNSLLNDNRD, via the exons ATGTGTCTCTGCAGCCCGTCGGCCGTCGTCTTTCCTGGAGCGAACGTCTCACCCGATCCTCCCGCCAACCTTCTCCCGCCTCGCTGGGTGCACCGGCTCTTCGGTCCACGGGTCACTGGAACGCGGGCCCGTGCTGCCTACTGTAAAAATGTTTCACCGGCTTTCCCTCCCAAACGTCTCAAAGCAGCATCAGCAGTTCAGCACCAGCTGCAGTATCCAGAGGAAGAACAGCAGCTGCGGCTCCGGAGCGGCGACCGTTTCTCCGGCGAAGAGCTCGAGCTCGAGGTCCTGTCCCTCACTCCCGGCGGTAG GGGTAAAGCAGAAAAATGGACGCAGCAG CCACAGAAGCTCAAGTTCAAGCCGAAAGTGCCGTTGCGCAAGCCAAAGAAACCACCTGCACAAAA GCCGCAACTGGAAGAGACAAAACCAATTGATGAAGAGTTAATGAAGACGCTGAGG ACAGGACGAGGAGATGCAAAAACTTTGCGAGTTATAAAAG ATGAGCAATCGGCACAGAATTCCGACTCGAAGACGCTTTCTTCTGCAGCCGGAGTTAGCTTCCAAGCGGCACAGTCGGGAAAGCAGAAGCAACCAAAAAATTCTCAG AAGGCACTTCAAATCCCTAGGGCCTTCCCTGCCAATCCAG AAAGGTTCTacggtgatgaagatgacgaggacgaggacgaggacgaagatgaTGATAATGTTGTTCGAGAAGATGACAATGATGTTGAGTTACCAGAGTCTCTCCCAAGCTCAATCGAATGTGAATCTTCCATCCATCCAGCGAAAGAGCTCAATCTGCTC GAACACGACGACAAGACAAGGATGTTCTTGTTCCAGTTGCCGAAATCTCTTCCTCTGCTCAGAACACCATCCACTGTAGTTCATAGGAACGGAAGGGCCATTGTCAAGGAGGTGAAAGAAGGGTACAACCTGAATGATCTGCCAGGGGGGTACATGGGCAAGATGCTGGTGTACAAGAGCGGCAAGGTCAAGATGAAGCTGGGAGATGCCGTGTTCGAT GTGAGCCCAGGCACGGAATGCGGGATGCAGCAGCACGCAGTAGCGGTGAACACTAGAAGGAAACATTGCTGCCAGCTTGGGGAGATCGAAAGACAGCATGTCGTGGTGACCCCGGATGTCAACTCCCTGCTGAATGACAATAGGGACTAG
- the LOC109780770 gene encoding uncharacterized protein: protein MPPKSKAAAAAAAEPVSVEDLFTALHRHIEAGEFPQAVKVADQVLAASPGDEDAVRCKVVAHIKSDATDKALAAIRAAERLPIDLSYYKAYCYYRQNKLQEALDILNGQEETAAVLQLESQIYYRLGRMNDCMSSYEKLQKFKVDSIDLKINIIAALVAGGRASEVQVAMKAQKVDLTTRALRDTRSFELAYNSACTLIENKKYSEAKEQLDLAKRIGKEELMVEDYAEDEIEYELAPVSVQLAYVQQLQGQTQEAMETYANMINKKSGDPSSLAVATTNLISIKGTKDVADGLRKLDRLVEKSTAPNQLQLIESLEFKLSSRQKEALYSARVLLLLHANKIDQAQELVSGLLGMFRDSVFPVLLQAAVHVREKKVPKAEEVLSRYAEKHPDNSKGVLLALAQIAANANHFQIAADSLSKISDIQHMPATVATLVALKERLNDSNGAASVLDSAIKWWKNAMTEDNKLDMFMREAATFKLNHGRDEEACQLYEELVKSYGSTEALAGLVATSACTDLAKAEQYEKQLKPLPGLQGIDVKSLEKTSGARHVEQAMKVDAPEEVKKQKAKKRKRKPKYPKGYDPANPGPPPDPERWLPKRERSTYRPKRKDKRAQVRGAQGSVSREKHDASAANASATSSKPTTSAKAPEPPKGSNKSRKKKSRS from the exons ATGCCGCCCAAATCTAAggccgcggccgccgccgccgccgagccggtCTCCGTGGAGGACCTCTTCACGGCGCTCCACCGCCACATCGAGGCCGGCGAGTTCCCCCAGGCGGTCAAGGTCGCCGACCAAG TTCTCGCGGCGTCTCCGGGCGACGAGGACGCGGTGCGATGCAAGGTTGTGGCGCACATCAAGTCCGACGCGACGGACAAGGCGCTCGCGGCCATCCGCGCCGCCGAGCGCCTCCCCATCGATCTCAGCTACTACAAG GCATACTGCTACTACAGGCAAAACAAATTGCAAGAAGCTCTGGATATATTGAATGGTCAAGAAGAAACAGCTGCTGTTCTCCAGCTGGAATCCCAGATCTATTACCGATTAGGAAGAATGAATGATTGCATGAGTAGCTATGAGAAGCTCCAGAAGTTCAAGGTTGACTCAATAGATCTAAAGATAAATATCATCGCTGCTCTAGTTGCTGGTGGAAGGGCTTCTGAAGTACAGGTAGCCATGAAGGCGCAAAAGGTTGATCTTACCACTAGAGCACTCAGAGATACAAGGAGCTTCGAGCTTGCATATAATTCAGCTTGCACCTTGATAGAAAATAAGAAGTATTCAGAAGCTAAAGAGCAGCTGGACTTGGCGAAAAG AATCGGGAAAGAGGAGCTTATGGTGGAAGATTACGCAGAAGATGAGATTGAGTATGAATTAGCTCCTGTGTCTGTTCAACTTGCTTATGTACAGCAG CTACAAGGACAGACTCAAGAAGCCATGGAAACCTATGCCAATATGATAAACAAGAAATCAGGAGACCCCTCATCACTTGCCGTGGCAACAACCAACCTTATTTCAATAAAAGGTACAAAGGATGTTGCTGACGGCCTGAGGAAACTTGACCGGCTTGTCGAGAAGTCGACGGCGCCGAACCAGCTGCAACTGATCGAGAGCCTTGAATTCAAGTTATCTTCAAGGCAAAAAGAAGCCCTATACTCTGCTCGTGTTCTTTTGCTCCTCCATGCAAATAAAATTGATCAG GCACAAGAGTTGGTCAGTGGGCTGCTTGGTATGTTTCGAGACAGTGTGTTTCCTGTTTTACTTCAAGCTGCAGTTCATGTGAGAGAAAAGAAGGTCCCGAAAGCTGAAGAAGTTCTAAGTCGGTATGCTGAGAAGCATCCTGATAATTCTAAAGGAGTCCTCCTTGCACTTGCCCAGATTGCTGCCAATGCCAACCATTTTCAGATTGCTGCTGATTCGCTATCAAAGATATCTGACATCCAGCACATGCCTGCTACGGTTGCTACACTGGTAGCTCTAAAAGAGCGTCTAAATGACTCTAATGGCGCTGCTTCTGTGCTTGATTCTGCTATCAAGTGGTGGAAAAACGCCATGACTGAAGATAACAAGTTGGATATGTTCATGCGGGAGGCTGCTACATTTAAGCTCAACCATGGGCGTGATGAAGAGGCCTGTCAGCTGTACGAGGAACTTGTGAAGAGCTATGGAAGCACCGAAGCGTTGGCTGGGCTGGTAGCAACGTCCGCATGCACTGACCTTGCGAAAGCTGAGCAATATGAGAAGCAGCTGAAACCGTTGCCGGGTCTTCAGGGAATTGACGTAAAGAGCCTGGAGAAGACATCTGGTGCAAGGCATGTAGAGCAAGCCATGAAGGTTGATGCTCCCGAGGAAGTGAAGAAGCAAAAGGctaagaagaggaagaggaagcctAAATATCCGAAGGGATATGATCCAGCGAACCCAGGGCCACCCCCAGATCCCGAGAGATGGCTGCCCAAGAGGGAGAGGTCGACCTACCGTCCGAAGAGGAAGGATAAGAGGGCTCAGGTCAGAGGTGCTCAAGGCTCTGTGAGTAGAGAGAAGCATGATGCATCTGCTGCCAATGCCAGCGCCACCTCTTCGAAACCCACCACCTCGGCCAAGGCTCCAGAACCACCAAAGGGTTCCAACAAGTCCCGGAAGAAAAAGTCGAGGTCTTAG